The following proteins are co-located in the Triticum aestivum cultivar Chinese Spring chromosome 1A, IWGSC CS RefSeq v2.1, whole genome shotgun sequence genome:
- the LOC123071166 gene encoding putative RING-H2 finger protein ATL12: MPKIMLLLLLVCWTQAQPAAEETPPGAGVKVSFRPSVAIVVGIFTMIFSLTFLLLMYAKFCHPANTPLLPATTTASPSRAPAPDALIESEASAGVGKAVIESLPFFRFAALRGARQGLECAVCLARFDDADLLRLLPRCRHAFHLDCVDRWLHSSASCPLCRARVHPDDADLGLKYAAASARFVFGAGDDAAAVAAGPAPSSGRDLLAGIFVERVPSARFGGDAADDSNTKLDRHRHRIVVSDSVFKSRWSDLNSADLIALDTEMLRSVSSGRFPYPYPDDDIILVGEEQEHDRDDHDGARMSIEIQKKRLLEVESGSGSKGLGLGGCGGSEAAASRLVSSGVRSMSEMVRLPRVAVRATEEEERARQRWVPIARRTARWFAARSREEDRLRV; this comes from the coding sequence ATGCCAAAGAtcatgctgctcctgctgctgGTCTGCTGGACACAGGCGCAGCCGGCGGCGGAGGAGACTCCGCCTGGGGCGGGCGTGAAGGTGTCGTTCCGGCCGAGCGTGGCCATCGTGGTGGGCATCTTCACCATGATCTTCTccctcaccttcctcctcctcatgTACGCCAAGTTCTGCCACCCCGCCAACACGCCCCTCctccccgccaccaccaccgccagccCCTCCCGCGCGCCCGCCCCCGACGCCTTGATCGAGTCGGAGGCCAGCGCCGGCGTGGGCAAGGCGGTCATCGAGTCGCTGCCCTTCTTCCGGTTCGCGGCGCTGCGCGGGGCGCGGCAGGGTCTGGAGTGCGCCGTGTGCCTGGCCCGCTTCGACGACGCCGACCTGCTCCGCCtgctcccccgctgccgccacgccTTCCACCTCGACTGCGTCGATCGCTGGCTGCACTCCAGCGCCAGCTGCCCGCTCTGCCGCGCCCGCGTGCaccccgacgacgccgacctcgGCCTCAAGTACGCCGCAGCCAGCGCGCGCTTTGTCTTCGGCGCAGGCGACGACGCAGCCGCCGTCGCTGCCGGCCCCGCGCCGTCGTCCGGCCGCGACCTCCTCGCCGGCATCTTCGTCGAGCGCGTGCCGTCGGCGCGCTTCGGTGGCGATGCTGCTGATGACTCTAACACTAAGCTGGACCGGCACCGGCACCGCATCGTGGTGTCGGACAGCGTGTTCAAGAGCCGGTGGAGCGACCTCAACTCGGCGGACCTCATCGCGCTGGACACCGAGATGCTGCGCTCCGTCTCCAGCGGGCGCTTCCCCTACCCGTATCCCGACGACGACATTATCTTGGTGGGAGAGGAGCAGGAGCACGACCGAGACGATCACGACGGCGCCCGCATGTCCATTGAGATTCAGAAGAAGCGGCTGCTGGAGGTGGAGAGCGGGAGCGGCAGCAAGGGGTTGGGACTGGGAGGGTGCGGCGGGTCggaggcggcggcgtcgaggctgGTGTCGTCGGGCGTGCGGTCCATGTCGGAGATGGTGCGGCTGCCTCGGGTGGCGGTAagggcgacggaggaggaggagagggcgcggCAGCGGTGGGTGCCCATCGCGCGGCGGACGGCGCGGTGGTTCGCCGCGAGGAGCAGGGAGGAGGACCGCCTCCGTGTGTAA